The Vibrio tubiashii ATCC 19109 genome has a segment encoding these proteins:
- a CDS encoding DUF2788 domain-containing protein, with protein sequence MLYDYMNMLESIGLDLLFASIFFFIGMAIKDVLKAGNVPPFGRRIVWLVLFLGCAGFIAKGIIQLSWEGGGIG encoded by the coding sequence ATGCTCTACGACTACATGAACATGCTCGAGTCAATTGGTCTCGATCTGCTTTTCGCGTCTATCTTTTTCTTTATCGGTATGGCGATAAAAGATGTCTTAAAAGCGGGCAATGTTCCCCCTTTCGGTCGTCGCATTGTATGGTTAGTCCTATTCCTTGGCTGTGCTGGGTTTATCGCCAAAGGCATTATTCAGCTTAGCTGGGAAGGTGGTGGTATCGGCTGA
- a CDS encoding DUF4442 domain-containing protein, translating into MNKSLAKIYKPGVVKFALNSWPPFWGAGIKILSISDDFREVKMKLKLRWWNKNANRTQYGGSIFSLTDPVYSLMLMGILGERYYVWDKEASINFIKPGQSDLFAEFCVTQDQLEDILRQTADGDKCFPEFIIYVKDKHGNVVSEVQRKLYVRKKPQFREEDAEEQTA; encoded by the coding sequence ATGAATAAGTCATTGGCTAAAATTTATAAGCCTGGAGTAGTTAAATTTGCGCTCAACTCTTGGCCACCTTTTTGGGGGGCGGGGATCAAGATACTCTCAATTAGTGACGACTTTCGCGAAGTCAAAATGAAACTGAAGTTACGTTGGTGGAACAAAAATGCCAATCGCACTCAATATGGTGGCAGCATTTTCTCTTTAACCGATCCTGTCTACTCCTTGATGTTAATGGGAATATTAGGTGAGCGCTACTACGTCTGGGACAAGGAAGCGAGCATCAACTTTATCAAGCCAGGGCAAAGTGATCTGTTTGCTGAGTTTTGTGTCACTCAAGATCAGCTTGAAGATATTTTAAGGCAGACGGCTGACGGCGATAAATGTTTCCCAGAGTTCATCATTTATGTCAAAGACAAACACGGTAATGTAGTGTCTGAAGTGCAGCGTAAACTGTATGTGCGTAAAAAACCGCAATTTCGAGAAGAGGATGCAGAGGAACAAACGGCATAA
- the seqA gene encoding replication initiation negative regulator SeqA — translation MKTIEVDEDLYRYIASQTQHIGESASDILRRLLMTEGQAPVAKPQVVAQPKGVVVSKDAIKEETVDSVKEMRSLLISDEFAGLKKAIDRFMLVLATLHRINPNDFSEATQVKGRKRVYFADNEQTLLANGNTTKPKSIPGSPFWVITNNNTSRKRQMVDQLMARMNFPSDLIEKVTNSI, via the coding sequence ATGAAAACAATTGAGGTTGATGAGGATCTATACCGTTACATCGCAAGTCAAACCCAGCATATTGGTGAGAGTGCTTCGGACATTTTACGTCGTCTTTTGATGACTGAAGGTCAAGCGCCTGTTGCCAAGCCGCAGGTTGTGGCGCAACCAAAGGGTGTAGTGGTTAGCAAAGATGCAATAAAAGAAGAAACAGTAGATAGCGTTAAAGAGATGCGATCATTGCTCATCTCTGACGAGTTTGCTGGTCTTAAGAAAGCGATTGACCGCTTTATGCTGGTCCTAGCAACGCTGCATCGCATTAACCCGAATGACTTTTCAGAAGCGACTCAGGTTAAAGGTCGTAAGCGTGTTTACTTCGCTGATAATGAGCAAACACTGCTGGCTAACGGTAACACGACTAAGCCGAAATCAATCCCTGGTTCACCATTTTGGGTCATCACCAATAATAACACTAGCCGCAAGAGGCAGATGGTTGACCAACTGATGGCGAGGATGAACTTCCCATCAGACCTGATTGAGAAAGTGACAAACTCAATCTAG
- the fldA gene encoding flavodoxin FldA, giving the protein MASVGIFFGSDTGNTEAVAKMIQKQLGKQLVHVQDIAKSSKEDIDNFDLLLLGIPTWYYGEAQCDWDDFFPELEQIDFSTKLVAIFGCGDQEDYAEYFCDAMGTVRDIVEAKGGTILGYTSTEGYEFEASKGLVEGDDSQFVGLCIDEDRQPELTDERVNSWCKQIHEEMCLAELED; this is encoded by the coding sequence ATGGCAAGTGTAGGCATCTTCTTTGGTAGCGACACAGGTAACACTGAAGCTGTTGCAAAGATGATTCAAAAGCAACTAGGTAAACAACTGGTTCACGTTCAAGATATCGCTAAAAGCAGCAAAGAAGATATTGATAACTTCGATCTTCTGCTTCTTGGTATCCCAACTTGGTACTACGGCGAAGCACAATGTGACTGGGATGACTTCTTCCCAGAGCTAGAGCAAATCGATTTTTCGACTAAGCTAGTCGCAATCTTTGGCTGTGGTGACCAAGAAGACTACGCAGAGTACTTCTGTGACGCTATGGGTACAGTACGTGATATCGTTGAAGCTAAAGGTGGTACTATCCTTGGCTACACTTCAACTGAAGGCTATGAGTTCGAAGCATCTAAAGGCCTAGTTGAAGGCGATGACAGCCAATTCGTTGGTCTATGTATCGATGAAGACCGCCAGCCAGAGCTAACTGATGAGCGCGTGAACAGCTGGTGTAAGCAGATTCACGAAGAGATGTGCCTAGCTGAGCTAGAAGACTAA
- the fcrX gene encoding ferric iron uptake transcriptional regulator FcrX: MSDNNQALKDAGLKVTLPRLKILEVLQQPECQHISAEELYKKLIDLGEEIGLATVYRVLNQFDDAGIVTRHHFEGGKSVFELSTQHHHDHLVCLDCGEVIEFSDDIIEERQKEIAAQYNVILTNHSLYLYGKCADGSCKDNPDAHKSKK; the protein is encoded by the coding sequence ATGTCAGACAATAACCAAGCGCTTAAGGATGCTGGTCTTAAAGTTACCCTTCCAAGACTAAAGATTTTAGAAGTATTACAGCAACCTGAATGCCAACATATCAGTGCTGAAGAACTGTACAAAAAGCTGATTGATCTAGGTGAAGAGATTGGTCTAGCGACTGTATACCGCGTATTAAACCAATTTGATGATGCAGGTATCGTAACTCGCCACCACTTTGAAGGCGGCAAATCTGTATTTGAACTGTCAACTCAGCACCACCATGACCATCTAGTGTGTCTAGATTGTGGTGAAGTGATTGAATTCTCTGATGACATCATTGAAGAGCGTCAGAAAGAAATCGCGGCCCAGTACAATGTTATTTTGACTAACCACAGCCTATACCTTTACGGTAAATGTGCTGACGGTAGCTGCAAAGACAACCCAGACGCGCATAAGTCGAAGAAATAA
- a CDS encoding alpha/beta fold hydrolase, whose amino-acid sequence MSHLLNYKLEGEGHTIVLIHGLFGNLDNLGLLARDLKEDHQVLSIDLRNHGLSFQSDELSYPLMAQDVYALLQHLNLANYTVVGHSMGGKVAMKLAEIAQDQIHKLLVLDMAPVQYTESRHDNVFNGLKAVIEQKPTQRKQALNILAEHIELEGVRQFLGKSLYNTGEHLAWRFNVESLWENYWEILGWQTIETISTPTLFIKGGDSDYLTAEHQGQVKQQFSNAKAHVIANTGHWLHAEKPAEVLRAIRKFIA is encoded by the coding sequence ATGTCACATCTGCTCAACTACAAACTCGAAGGTGAGGGTCACACCATTGTATTGATCCATGGGTTGTTTGGTAATTTAGACAACTTAGGTTTACTTGCTCGCGATCTAAAAGAGGATCATCAAGTTCTGAGTATTGACCTGCGCAACCATGGCCTCTCCTTTCAGAGTGATGAACTTAGCTATCCATTAATGGCGCAAGATGTCTATGCATTGCTGCAACACCTTAACCTCGCTAACTACACCGTAGTCGGCCACTCTATGGGTGGCAAGGTAGCAATGAAGTTAGCGGAAATCGCGCAAGATCAGATTCATAAGCTGCTTGTTTTAGATATGGCACCGGTTCAATACACAGAAAGTCGTCATGATAATGTGTTCAACGGACTCAAAGCCGTCATCGAGCAAAAACCCACTCAGCGTAAGCAAGCGCTAAACATTTTGGCCGAACATATCGAACTAGAAGGTGTTCGCCAGTTTCTCGGTAAATCTTTGTATAACACAGGTGAACATTTGGCTTGGCGCTTTAATGTCGAAAGCTTGTGGGAAAACTACTGGGAGATTCTTGGTTGGCAAACTATTGAAACAATTTCGACGCCTACCTTGTTTATCAAAGGTGGCGATTCAGATTACTTAACCGCAGAGCACCAAGGGCAAGTTAAACAGCAGTTCAGCAATGCCAAAGCCCATGTTATCGCTAATACCGGACATTGGTTACACGCTGAAAAGCCGGCTGAAGTATTACGTGCTATCCGCAAGTTCATTGCGTAA